One genomic segment of Spirochaeta cellobiosiphila DSM 17781 includes these proteins:
- a CDS encoding valine--pyruvate transaminase, translating to MEWSDFGKKLTKSSGILELMDDLSDQTIDTPYMLGGGNPGSIPEVDALWHQRMEQILKQGSVFEKALTQYDAPDGNLQYRESIAQLMRKQYGWNLTQDNIVITNGSQSAFFILFNLLSGQYTTKGRITNKKILLPLMPEYIGYADQGIGEDHFVAIPPKITLMGEHQFKYHIDFESIHIDDSISAICISRPTNPTGNVITDKELLHLNQLAQKHNIPLLIDNAYGSPFPNIIFTDTNPIWNDNIIMGFSLSKLGLPSARTGIIIAKPDIIKAISSVNAIMSLANTTIGQLLTSEIIKSGQIIEISKSYIKPYYKEKSKEAQHYIEKYFHDLPYRIHLSQGAIFLWLWLPNMGIDTMELYKRLKPKGVVIVPGRYFFFGSNISYAQNRHVHECIRINFAQPPSVIEEGIRIIAEEVRLMKSNA from the coding sequence ATGGAGTGGTCTGATTTTGGTAAAAAACTAACTAAAAGCTCGGGTATTCTAGAACTAATGGATGATCTAAGTGATCAAACTATTGATACCCCATATATGCTAGGTGGAGGGAATCCAGGTTCTATTCCTGAAGTTGATGCTCTATGGCATCAACGTATGGAACAAATATTGAAACAGGGAAGTGTTTTTGAGAAAGCATTAACCCAGTATGATGCTCCAGATGGAAACCTCCAGTATCGAGAATCGATCGCCCAATTAATGAGAAAGCAATATGGTTGGAACCTTACCCAAGATAATATAGTTATAACAAATGGAAGCCAAAGTGCATTCTTTATTCTCTTCAATCTCCTGTCAGGCCAATACACAACGAAAGGACGTATAACAAACAAAAAGATATTACTCCCTTTAATGCCCGAATACATTGGATATGCAGATCAAGGAATTGGGGAAGATCATTTTGTGGCCATACCACCCAAGATTACCCTAATGGGAGAACATCAATTTAAATACCATATTGATTTTGAATCAATACACATAGATGACAGTATCTCTGCCATTTGTATTTCCCGTCCAACCAATCCTACAGGAAATGTAATCACAGATAAAGAATTACTACATTTAAATCAATTAGCCCAAAAACATAACATTCCTTTACTTATTGATAATGCCTATGGCTCTCCCTTTCCTAATATCATTTTTACAGACACCAATCCTATATGGAATGATAATATTATTATGGGATTTAGTTTAAGTAAACTCGGACTCCCTTCTGCAAGAACCGGAATTATTATTGCAAAGCCTGATATTATTAAAGCTATATCCTCAGTTAATGCGATTATGAGTTTGGCTAATACGACGATTGGACAATTATTAACTTCAGAAATAATCAAGTCGGGTCAAATCATTGAAATATCAAAATCTTATATAAAGCCCTATTATAAAGAAAAATCAAAAGAAGCTCAGCATTATATAGAGAAATATTTTCATGATTTACCTTATCGCATACACCTAAGCCAAGGGGCTATATTCTTATGGCTTTGGCTCCCCAATATGGGGATAGACACAATGGAGCTATATAAACGACTTAAGCCCAAAGGGGTCGTTATCGTACCAGGACGTTATTTTTTCTTTGGATCAAACATAAGTTACGCCCAGAACAGACATGTTCATGAATGTATTCGTATCAATTTTGCTCAGCCTCCTTCTGTCATTGAAGAAGGAATTAGGATAATTGCAGAGGAAGTTAGGCTAATGAAAAGCAATGCTTAA
- a CDS encoding MATE family efflux transporter has protein sequence MKRRYEFKTILLMGIPLLFSRLSNYFHQVTDSMMMGHYQQGSDSLAALAMAGLFIWVFNTMLWPLGSGVQAVCTRREGNEKLKPQPDLTLVGLVLDNGILLVSTIALIAMFLSLSAPFFMTILLKDDNIRTIALEYIRILRWTFLPLGLSAVMQRFLGAVHRPRYVMISSILSNVLNIVLNYFLIFGKGIFPQLGITGAALGTLISQCIALIFLLTVLKIDKYFAKYEVFHFKKMNFKMMQNIFRLAYPIALQNGTAFIVLMIFESFVGNVGSAYLAATHVVFSSFRINKTLVGGFGLAASIHVGNALGEKNTDQAIRYARTSKVFAYIVGMLVFIAFFFFPEVMARAFSSEGDTIAVIAKALHFFAPFYFIEILGFSYELIFVSNGWSKFVLLSEMFTNVVFIIGFSYLASIIVPGNIYYIWLGFGLYQLFHSFIIHGGYYSRKWLLARTE, from the coding sequence ATGAAAAGGCGATATGAGTTCAAAACTATATTATTGATGGGTATTCCATTACTCTTTAGTCGATTAAGTAATTATTTTCATCAGGTAACTGACTCAATGATGATGGGCCATTATCAACAGGGAAGTGATTCTCTAGCGGCTTTAGCCATGGCAGGTTTATTCATATGGGTTTTCAATACGATGTTGTGGCCTTTGGGAAGTGGAGTGCAAGCTGTATGTACACGACGTGAAGGAAATGAAAAACTTAAACCTCAACCAGACTTAACGCTTGTCGGGCTTGTTTTGGATAACGGCATTTTGTTGGTTTCAACTATAGCTCTTATTGCTATGTTTTTGTCTTTGTCTGCTCCATTCTTTATGACGATCCTTCTTAAGGATGATAACATTAGGACTATAGCTTTAGAATATATTAGAATCCTTAGATGGACTTTTCTACCTTTAGGGTTAAGTGCGGTTATGCAACGTTTTTTGGGTGCTGTTCATAGACCACGCTATGTAATGATATCAAGTATCTTATCTAATGTTCTAAATATTGTTCTAAATTACTTTTTAATATTTGGTAAAGGAATATTTCCTCAGTTGGGAATCACTGGTGCCGCGTTAGGTACATTAATAAGTCAATGTATTGCTTTAATATTTTTATTAACAGTACTAAAGATTGATAAATATTTTGCGAAATATGAAGTCTTTCATTTTAAAAAGATGAACTTCAAAATGATGCAAAATATCTTTCGATTGGCTTATCCCATTGCCTTACAAAATGGTACAGCTTTTATTGTATTGATGATATTTGAGTCTTTTGTCGGGAATGTAGGATCTGCTTACTTAGCGGCTACTCATGTAGTCTTCAGTTCTTTTCGGATCAATAAAACTCTGGTTGGTGGTTTTGGTCTAGCTGCCTCTATACATGTTGGAAATGCTTTAGGTGAAAAGAACACAGACCAGGCCATTCGCTATGCTAGAACGAGTAAGGTATTCGCTTATATTGTTGGTATGTTAGTCTTTATTGCTTTCTTCTTTTTCCCTGAAGTAATGGCTAGAGCCTTCTCTTCAGAAGGAGATACTATTGCTGTGATTGCTAAGGCTTTGCACTTCTTTGCTCCTTTTTATTTTATAGAAATACTGGGCTTCTCCTATGAGCTTATTTTTGTATCTAATGGGTGGTCAAAATTTGTGTTATTGAGTGAAATGTTTACTAATGTTGTTTTTATTATTGGTTTTTCTTATTTAGCTAGCATTATAGTTCCAGGTAATATTTATTATATTTGGCTGGGCTTTGGTTTATATCAGTTGTTTCATTCTTTCATTATTCATGGTGGATACTATAGCCGAAAATGGTTGTTGGCTAGAACAGAGTAG
- a CDS encoding biosynthetic peptidoglycan transglycosylase — protein MKKLIIIPMSSVALLILLYVLFNLYIQYYLLPQKWNEVKSKALEQDINIETDSFKYHFPNKVIFQKMSVNWKDKLLYISDKSTVLLKSTAVDSIVIPMADISYRHGSTHLQMRAALIFKNKDKPELQVTTLNTKHIINMEYDKAKRSIHARGNIEDFIFPKADITLVKSLYDIKVSDIDLSSSIKANWAVDLNSLQIRYPLIANDIIETEDLKLSGPVHISYNNNYQINDITINNMSLILNDLKSQIDVRYKEGNLLLKATIPETKIQTIIDSIPEAIAGSIKQMKVEGDFKWSGSYNIPLNNISKMTVQSNPIVKDFRVLKIPDNIDVFKLNNSFTYDISSSSTKHHLSIPAYKDVSMEWMDKVSEHTRKQNQYWRDYAQKKASSKPQVIDKMISKTGIDDEYKFVRLEEMSEWIPKAVLTGEDGDFFFHNGINWLTLKQALEKNMEEGEVQLGASTITMQLIKNLFLTQERTISRKLQEAFLVYLVELQAGILKERILELYLNVVEFGPDIHGIYQASHHFFNKDPKDITIGEAVYLTSILPAPSSYYSIYESGQISSSWFKHMKYYFLVMLQRQRITQEQYDKAIEKPPLFYKDLDK, from the coding sequence GTGAAGAAGTTAATAATTATACCGATGTCTTCTGTCGCTCTTCTAATACTTCTCTATGTACTATTTAATTTATACATTCAGTACTATCTACTTCCACAAAAATGGAATGAAGTAAAATCAAAGGCACTCGAACAAGATATAAATATTGAAACAGACTCTTTTAAATATCACTTTCCCAATAAGGTAATATTTCAGAAAATGTCTGTGAATTGGAAAGACAAACTCCTTTATATCAGTGATAAATCAACAGTTCTTTTAAAATCTACAGCTGTTGATAGCATTGTCATACCCATGGCGGATATTAGTTATAGACATGGCTCAACACATTTACAAATGAGAGCTGCTTTAATCTTCAAAAACAAGGACAAGCCTGAACTTCAAGTAACCACACTAAATACAAAACATATAATAAATATGGAATATGATAAGGCGAAGAGAAGTATTCATGCCCGTGGGAATATAGAAGATTTTATATTTCCGAAGGCAGACATCACTCTAGTTAAAAGTCTCTATGATATTAAAGTGAGTGATATTGATCTAAGTTCATCCATAAAGGCAAACTGGGCAGTGGATCTTAACTCACTGCAAATCCGATATCCCTTAATAGCTAATGATATTATTGAAACAGAGGACCTAAAATTATCAGGTCCTGTTCATATATCCTATAACAACAATTATCAAATTAATGATATTACAATCAACAATATGTCACTCATATTAAATGATTTAAAGTCACAAATTGATGTCCGTTACAAAGAAGGGAACCTTCTGTTAAAGGCAACAATACCTGAAACCAAAATACAGACAATAATAGATTCTATACCAGAAGCTATTGCCGGTTCCATTAAACAGATGAAGGTTGAAGGGGATTTCAAATGGTCGGGGAGTTATAATATACCTCTTAACAATATAAGTAAAATGACTGTACAAAGTAATCCCATAGTAAAAGATTTTAGAGTGCTGAAAATTCCTGATAACATTGATGTCTTCAAGCTTAACAACTCATTTACCTATGATATCAGTTCTTCATCCACGAAACATCACTTATCAATACCAGCTTACAAAGATGTGAGTATGGAATGGATGGATAAAGTATCAGAGCATACACGAAAGCAAAATCAGTACTGGAGAGATTACGCACAAAAAAAAGCATCCTCAAAACCCCAAGTCATAGACAAAATGATCTCCAAAACAGGTATTGATGATGAATACAAATTTGTAAGATTAGAAGAAATGTCTGAATGGATACCTAAAGCAGTACTCACTGGGGAAGACGGAGATTTCTTCTTTCACAACGGAATTAACTGGTTAACATTAAAACAGGCCCTAGAAAAGAATATGGAAGAAGGTGAAGTTCAACTGGGAGCCAGCACAATAACAATGCAGCTAATAAAGAATTTGTTTTTAACACAAGAAAGAACTATTTCAAGAAAACTTCAAGAGGCTTTCCTCGTATACCTAGTAGAGTTACAGGCTGGAATACTAAAGGAAAGGATATTAGAACTCTATCTTAATGTCGTCGAATTTGGTCCTGATATCCATGGAATATATCAAGCATCACACCACTTTTTTAACAAAGACCCCAAAGATATAACCATAGGGGAAGCCGTTTACTTGACCAGTATTCTTCCAGCTCCTTCAAGTTATTACAGTATCTATGAATCAGGGCAAATATCATCCTCGTGGTTTAAGCACATGAAATACTACTTCCTGGTGATGCTACAAAGACAACGAATTACTCAGGAACAATACGACAAAGCCATAGAAAAGCCTCCTCTATTCTATAAGGATTTAGATAAATAA
- a CDS encoding response regulator: MKNILLVEDEVLIGLDLKMKLLSKGYNVCGQVDTGEEAIQQALQINPDLIICDIRLKGELSGIEAIKSLREQGFLGKVIFLSGYGDKKIREEASKVEPTAYLVKPVKYEDLFTEVKQALNL; this comes from the coding sequence ATGAAAAACATTCTTCTTGTAGAGGATGAAGTCCTCATAGGACTAGACTTAAAGATGAAACTTTTATCCAAAGGATATAATGTTTGTGGGCAGGTTGATACAGGAGAGGAAGCGATACAACAGGCTCTACAGATAAACCCTGACTTGATTATATGTGATATAAGATTAAAGGGAGAACTATCAGGAATAGAAGCAATTAAGAGTCTACGGGAACAAGGATTCCTGGGTAAAGTAATCTTTTTGTCTGGGTACGGTGATAAGAAAATCCGTGAAGAAGCAAGTAAGGTAGAACCTACAGCTTATTTAGTAAAACCAGTCAAATATGAGGACCTTTTCACAGAGGTAAAACAAGCTCTTAATTTGTAA
- a CDS encoding Na/Pi cotransporter family protein produces the protein MFAYLIYAIGGLGIFLYGMKMLSDSLYKTTGSRIRNYIQTFAGHPIKGILTGLLITSIIQSSSATTVMLISLVNAGLLNLTQSIAVIMGANIGTTFTAWIVSLLGFQINITSVALPAIALSLPFYFSKRDKLNEISRIFLGFGLLFLGLGEMKDAVQNLTSNIMAIDFIHSITGYGFFSRILFVLIGGAFTILLQSSSAAMTVTLTFAYNRWINFDMAAALIIGENIGTTVTAYLASVEMNREAKRAARAHFLFNTFGALWMVIFLTPFLKLIDQIVPGSPENRLNINFHLAAFHTLFNVTNVFITVWFIPIIAQITDYMIIKKESEPSNYRVPFIRNNLPDRADINLINARKEVGRMSQMVSDLTMLFLDMIDADKEKGEVLFKKIRKLENYTDEMEQELSLFLSECTMDNLSEPQRKEITSLSRIIVELESVADASLKAASYLMKKRRKSLNFHQESLKQITEYSFQILDFLRYNTDLLNQQLQENSLDIANMMEKAINENRSRLTKISRKEIKAGGDLKGELTFMEIIRQLEHIGDYCLNIAQANHKKEE, from the coding sequence ATGTTTGCCTATTTAATATACGCCATTGGAGGACTTGGCATATTTCTCTATGGAATGAAGATGCTCTCTGATAGCTTATATAAGACAACAGGAAGCAGAATCCGTAATTATATACAGACGTTTGCCGGTCATCCTATTAAGGGAATATTAACGGGATTACTTATTACATCTATCATTCAATCCTCATCTGCTACTACGGTAATGCTCATTAGTCTTGTCAATGCAGGGTTACTAAATTTAACTCAGTCGATAGCAGTGATAATGGGTGCTAACATAGGAACAACCTTCACAGCCTGGATTGTGTCCTTACTGGGATTCCAAATCAACATCACAAGTGTTGCCTTACCAGCAATTGCTCTAAGTCTGCCCTTTTACTTTAGCAAAAGGGATAAGTTAAATGAGATAAGCAGAATATTTCTTGGATTTGGTTTGTTGTTTCTGGGACTGGGAGAGATGAAAGATGCAGTTCAGAATTTAACAAGCAATATTATGGCTATAGACTTTATACACTCCATAACAGGATATGGATTCTTTTCAAGAATCTTATTCGTTTTAATTGGAGGAGCCTTTACTATTTTATTACAATCATCAAGTGCGGCAATGACCGTAACCCTGACCTTTGCTTATAATCGTTGGATCAACTTTGATATGGCAGCAGCACTCATCATTGGGGAAAATATTGGAACAACAGTTACAGCCTATCTGGCCTCAGTAGAAATGAATAGAGAAGCAAAACGAGCTGCTAGAGCACATTTCTTATTCAATACCTTTGGAGCCTTGTGGATGGTCATTTTTCTAACACCTTTCTTAAAATTAATCGACCAAATTGTACCTGGTAGTCCGGAAAACAGGTTAAATATAAATTTTCACTTAGCAGCCTTCCATACCCTATTTAACGTCACTAATGTATTCATTACAGTATGGTTCATTCCAATAATTGCCCAGATAACTGATTATATGATTATTAAAAAGGAATCAGAACCTAGTAATTACAGAGTTCCCTTTATCCGTAATAATTTACCAGACCGTGCAGATATTAACCTTATTAATGCCCGAAAAGAAGTAGGGCGCATGTCCCAAATGGTTTCAGACCTAACGATGCTATTTTTGGATATGATTGATGCTGATAAAGAGAAAGGGGAAGTATTATTTAAGAAAATACGCAAACTGGAAAACTATACTGACGAGATGGAACAAGAACTGTCCCTATTCTTATCAGAGTGCACTATGGATAATCTTTCAGAACCCCAGCGTAAAGAAATAACTAGTTTGTCACGTATCATTGTCGAATTGGAAAGTGTTGCTGATGCCAGTTTGAAAGCGGCTAGCTATTTGATGAAAAAAAGACGGAAATCTCTTAACTTTCATCAAGAATCACTCAAACAAATAACGGAATATTCTTTTCAAATCCTTGATTTCCTAAGATATAATACAGATCTCCTAAACCAGCAATTGCAAGAAAACTCATTAGATATAGCGAATATGATGGAGAAAGCCATTAATGAGAATCGTAGTCGTTTAACTAAGATATCCAGAAAAGAAATCAAAGCAGGTGGAGACCTTAAAGGAGAATTGACCTTTATGGAAATCATTCGACAACTTGAACATATTGGTGACTACTGCCTCAATATTGCTCAGGCAAATCATAAAAAAGAAGAGTAA
- a CDS encoding tyrosine-protein phosphatase — MSLNLKLHRERTVPLEGVLNMRDIGGLPTDEGRWIRTNLLYRSAALNKTTRLDREEISRRKIKKIIDFRDNKEIRKQDRLPKETAYKHYPIEVAGIDLKREFLQVIRGKASGNPEDFLVKVGQILVKKYSVTYSKWLNDIIDHPHKNLPQIYHCAAGKDRTGFGTALIYKLLGVGDDLIMEDYLLSNLFLDSFIEHNMFKAKLLSLFYRFDPEMIRPLTEVRPSYLKEAFKTIYKDYGSFKEYASKILLIDEYKQGRLKEIFLE; from the coding sequence ATGTCATTAAATTTAAAACTCCATAGAGAAAGAACTGTTCCACTGGAAGGTGTTCTAAATATGCGAGACATTGGTGGTTTACCTACCGATGAAGGTCGATGGATACGTACTAATTTACTTTATAGATCGGCAGCATTAAATAAAACAACAAGATTAGATAGAGAAGAAATATCGAGAAGAAAGATAAAAAAAATTATTGATTTTCGAGACAACAAAGAAATTCGAAAACAAGACAGGCTCCCCAAAGAAACGGCTTACAAACATTACCCTATAGAAGTAGCAGGAATAGATCTAAAAAGAGAATTCCTTCAGGTCATAAGAGGAAAGGCTTCTGGAAATCCTGAAGATTTTCTGGTAAAGGTTGGACAAATCTTGGTTAAGAAATACTCTGTTACTTATAGTAAATGGTTAAATGATATCATAGATCATCCACATAAAAACTTACCTCAAATATATCACTGTGCGGCTGGTAAAGACAGAACAGGATTTGGAACCGCTCTAATATACAAATTACTGGGAGTAGGAGATGACCTCATTATGGAGGATTATCTCCTGTCAAATTTGTTTTTAGATTCTTTTATAGAGCATAATATGTTTAAAGCTAAATTGCTTTCCCTGTTTTATAGGTTTGATCCTGAAATGATAAGACCACTCACAGAAGTCCGCCCCTCTTATCTCAAAGAAGCTTTTAAGACCATTTACAAGGACTATGGAAGTTTTAAAGAGTATGCTTCAAAGATTCTCCTTATCGATGAATATAAACAGGGACGACTCAAAGAAATCTTTCTAGAATAA
- a CDS encoding SlyX family protein codes for MLEDRVDKLEVTLSYQEQVIEELSKQIYEQQKLLSQQALMIEKMKKKLKDLEDLADDSKPADQRPPHY; via the coding sequence ATGTTAGAAGATAGAGTTGATAAATTAGAAGTGACATTATCATATCAAGAACAGGTCATTGAGGAACTAAGTAAACAAATTTATGAACAGCAAAAATTGTTGAGTCAACAAGCGTTAATGATAGAGAAGATGAAGAAAAAGCTTAAAGATTTAGAGGATCTTGCAGATGATTCTAAACCAGCAGATCAAAGGCCACCCCATTATTAA
- a CDS encoding tocopherol cyclase family protein — translation MRLYNPVLYQGKNKKAPYFEGWYYKLTEPKSASTLAIIPGITKGKNPHSFIQVIHGSSGKTWYNRYTVDDFSWTDKPFTIHIGPNEFARNYISLSLIEPSISGTLYFTELKPYPGHLLSPGIMGPFSFLPFMECYHGVISMDHMITGNLDFDNHKINFTGGRGYIEKDWGRSFPSSWVWIQGNQFSEEGNSLLFSLARIPWIGNNFNGFICFLLCENQLYTFNTYNKSKISILEHTADHITILITRKKWSLQITAKPQSLGCLQAPVEGNMNRTIKESCNAFIEYSFKREDTLLSYDKCKSGGCEISGDTSLIF, via the coding sequence TTGCGTTTGTATAATCCTGTACTTTATCAGGGCAAAAATAAAAAAGCTCCCTATTTTGAAGGTTGGTATTACAAATTAACAGAACCAAAGAGCGCATCAACCTTGGCTATCATTCCTGGTATTACAAAAGGCAAGAATCCTCATTCATTCATACAAGTAATTCATGGATCTTCTGGTAAGACCTGGTATAATCGCTATACTGTGGATGATTTCTCATGGACAGATAAACCTTTCACTATTCATATAGGACCTAATGAATTTGCAAGAAATTACATAAGTCTTAGCTTAATTGAGCCTAGTATATCAGGAACCTTATATTTTACAGAACTCAAGCCTTATCCAGGGCATTTATTGTCACCTGGTATAATGGGACCGTTTTCTTTCTTACCATTCATGGAGTGCTATCATGGTGTCATATCAATGGATCATATGATTACTGGAAACCTTGATTTTGATAATCATAAAATCAACTTTACAGGAGGACGTGGTTATATAGAAAAAGACTGGGGACGTTCCTTTCCCTCTAGCTGGGTTTGGATTCAGGGCAATCAATTTTCTGAAGAAGGAAACTCCCTTTTGTTTTCCTTGGCCCGTATCCCTTGGATTGGTAATAATTTCAATGGCTTTATTTGCTTTCTCTTATGTGAAAATCAATTGTATACTTTCAACACTTACAACAAAAGCAAGATATCTATCCTTGAACATACAGCAGATCACATTACTATATTAATCACCCGTAAAAAATGGTCATTACAGATAACAGCTAAACCACAATCCTTAGGTTGCCTGCAAGCGCCTGTAGAGGGCAATATGAATCGTACAATAAAAGAGTCTTGCAATGCCTTTATTGAATATAGTTTTAAGAGAGAAGATACACTTCTATCTTACGATAAATGTAAATCAGGAGGTTGTGAAATCAGTGGAGATACTAGTTTAATTTTTTAA
- a CDS encoding metallophosphoesterase family protein — protein sequence MRYLVVSDIHSNYEAFSTVINTTKGSWDKILCLGDITGYGPNPNECIQLLLNYPHIAISGNHDAAITGKLSIDSFNLYAQQAVNINRKLLSSDGKDYLLQLEPVYDDNSATYVHGGLNNPLMEYILTEQSIASNYLNMPHNRLFYGHTHVPVIFAYNNNTLEGTKGTPKIWTLHKTSKYMINPGSVGQPRDRDSRASFGIWDRDNSTWEFKKVQYDIRTTQQKMMRLGCQPHLYERLLKGI from the coding sequence ATGCGATATCTTGTAGTCTCTGACATACATTCTAATTATGAAGCATTTTCCACAGTCATCAATACAACAAAGGGAAGTTGGGATAAAATTTTATGCTTAGGAGACATCACAGGATATGGACCAAATCCTAATGAATGTATCCAACTTCTTTTAAATTATCCGCACATTGCAATATCAGGGAATCATGATGCTGCGATAACAGGAAAACTATCTATAGACTCTTTCAACTTATACGCGCAACAAGCTGTCAATATCAATAGAAAATTATTAAGTTCTGATGGAAAGGACTATTTGCTACAGCTAGAACCTGTTTATGATGACAATTCAGCCACATATGTACATGGAGGCTTAAATAATCCTCTTATGGAATATATTTTAACAGAGCAATCAATTGCTTCAAACTATTTGAACATGCCCCATAATCGATTGTTTTATGGACACACCCATGTTCCTGTTATATTTGCATACAATAACAATACCCTTGAAGGAACAAAAGGAACCCCCAAGATCTGGACACTACACAAAACATCTAAATATATGATTAACCCTGGTAGCGTTGGACAACCAAGAGATAGGGACTCACGAGCTTCCTTTGGAATCTGGGATAGGGATAACTCCACATGGGAATTTAAAAAAGTCCAGTATGATATAAGAACAACACAGCAAAAAATGATGAGACTGGGCTGCCAACCTCATCTCTATGAACGTCTATTAAAAGGGATTTAA
- a CDS encoding aldo/keto reductase: protein MSKRMKINNTDLLISPINLGGNVFGWTLDEKQSFGILDKFVDSGFNFIDTADIYSHWAHNSAGGESETIIGNWMKSRNNREDIIIATKVGGASSVHPKDTSKSHILSAIDKSLKRLKTDYIDLYYTHFDDEITPVEETLSAYDELIKAGKVRYIAASNISPERLTKTMNIADKENLPKYVALQPHYNLVVREGFEQQYAPLAKEYEFSVFPYWSLASGFLTGKYRSDEDFNKTARGGGIKEYFDDRGKAILSALDRVSQKHNTTQAAVSLAWLINNPLVTAPIASATKDTHIDTMVNAVNLHLDEDDVILLNKASAK from the coding sequence ATGAGTAAGAGAATGAAAATAAATAATACTGATTTACTAATATCACCTATCAATCTTGGTGGTAATGTCTTTGGTTGGACACTGGATGAAAAACAATCCTTTGGAATATTGGATAAGTTTGTAGATAGTGGTTTTAACTTCATTGATACTGCTGATATATATTCCCACTGGGCTCATAATAGTGCTGGTGGTGAATCAGAAACAATTATTGGTAATTGGATGAAATCACGGAATAACCGTGAGGATATCATTATTGCGACAAAAGTAGGTGGGGCCAGTAGTGTGCATCCTAAGGATACCAGTAAATCACACATTCTTAGTGCTATTGATAAAAGCTTAAAACGCTTAAAGACTGATTATATTGACCTGTATTACACTCATTTTGATGACGAGATAACCCCTGTTGAAGAAACCTTATCTGCTTATGATGAGCTAATTAAAGCAGGTAAAGTAAGATATATAGCTGCTTCGAATATAAGTCCTGAACGATTAACCAAAACAATGAATATTGCTGACAAGGAAAATCTTCCTAAATATGTGGCATTACAGCCTCACTATAACCTAGTGGTTCGTGAAGGTTTTGAGCAACAATATGCCCCCCTTGCTAAAGAGTATGAATTTAGTGTCTTTCCCTACTGGTCTCTAGCATCAGGATTCTTAACTGGTAAATACAGGAGTGATGAAGATTTTAATAAGACTGCCAGAGGTGGAGGGATCAAAGAATATTTTGATGATAGAGGAAAAGCCATACTTAGTGCTTTAGATAGGGTGTCTCAAAAGCATAACACTACACAAGCTGCTGTGTCCTTGGCCTGGTTGATTAATAATCCGCTTGTTACTGCTCCTATTGCAAGTGCTACCAAAGATACTCATATTGATACTATGGTTAACGCTGTGAATCTGCATTTGGATGAAGATGATGTTATTTTATTAAACAAAGCTAGTGCCAAGTAA
- a CDS encoding EamA family transporter — protein MFQTSSWFMWAILSAIFAALTAIFAKIGIQNINSDMATLIRTCFIVVILAVYVWGTKKWTNLESLSLKTWIFLGLSALATGVSWVCYFRALQIGDASKVAPVDKSSLVLIALFAFIFLGERPPIKDWIGIAMVAGGVLVLALKH, from the coding sequence ATGTTTCAAACATCTTCATGGTTTATGTGGGCTATTCTCTCTGCTATATTCGCTGCATTAACGGCTATTTTTGCTAAGATTGGTATACAGAATATAAATTCCGACATGGCAACTCTGATAAGAACCTGTTTTATCGTTGTTATATTGGCTGTATATGTTTGGGGTACAAAGAAATGGACTAATCTGGAGAGCTTATCTTTGAAGACTTGGATATTCCTTGGCTTGTCAGCCCTGGCTACTGGTGTATCCTGGGTTTGCTATTTTAGAGCTCTTCAAATAGGGGATGCTTCTAAAGTAGCTCCTGTAGACAAATCCAGTCTTGTTCTTATAGCCCTGTTTGCCTTTATATTTTTAGGAGAACGTCCCCCAATAAAAGATTGGATAGGTATAGCTATGGTTGCTGGGGGCGTTCTTGTATTGGCTCTTAAACATTAG